A portion of the Edaphobacter lichenicola genome contains these proteins:
- a CDS encoding SurA N-terminal domain-containing protein: protein MRWITHNTMARLLPCLVVAAVMPGLMAERGWAFSAQAAATTQTAAPQSGAIPSAPAAPAQRSNPTGSVGQGVMLDRVVAVVNGDVILESDVDEERRFEEIQPYRRSEAELAREKMLERLIDRELILQQTVSEPEDVVTDQELDAQLASLRRDIPDCTQYHCDTDDGWQKYLAIHGFTVEEFRERWLLRMKLLKFIEVRFRSGIKITNAEIKQFYDTKMVPEYEERKVTPPNVDTISKRIEEVLLQQEVGALLVDWLKSLRAQGSVTIMTPGEVAP, encoded by the coding sequence ATGCGTTGGATAACGCACAATACGATGGCGCGATTGCTGCCTTGCCTGGTTGTGGCGGCTGTTATGCCTGGACTGATGGCGGAGCGCGGGTGGGCTTTTTCAGCGCAAGCGGCCGCGACTACGCAGACGGCGGCGCCGCAGTCTGGTGCTATACCGTCCGCTCCTGCGGCCCCTGCACAGAGGTCGAATCCGACCGGCAGCGTCGGGCAGGGCGTCATGCTTGACCGCGTCGTTGCTGTGGTGAATGGCGACGTGATTCTAGAGAGCGATGTGGATGAGGAGCGGCGGTTCGAGGAGATTCAACCGTACCGGAGGAGCGAAGCGGAGTTAGCACGAGAGAAGATGTTGGAGCGGCTGATCGATCGGGAGCTCATCTTGCAGCAGACGGTGTCGGAACCCGAGGATGTCGTTACGGATCAGGAGCTCGATGCCCAGCTTGCGAGTCTGCGAAGAGATATTCCCGATTGTACGCAGTACCACTGCGACACAGACGATGGGTGGCAGAAGTATCTTGCCATCCATGGGTTCACTGTTGAAGAGTTTCGGGAGCGGTGGCTGCTGCGAATGAAGTTGTTGAAGTTTATTGAGGTGCGCTTCCGAAGCGGGATCAAGATTACGAATGCGGAGATCAAGCAGTTCTACGATACGAAGATGGTACCGGAGTACGAGGAACGGAAGGTAACTCCGCCAAACGTCGACACGATATCAAAACGGATTGAAGAGGTGTTGTTGCAGCAGGAGGTGGGTGCGCTGCTGGTGGATTGGTTGAAGTCGTTGCGGGCGCAGGGCAGTGTGACAATTATGACTCCGGGTGAGGTTGCGCCATGA
- a CDS encoding ThiF family adenylyltransferase: protein MSWLVRRFHPHPSFPILRNSSLFDVTESMMSQPNIPRTSDPQASLSAANGHPSNTITDIIPDHDRYSRQILFPGIGATGQQLLASAHVAIIGVGATGAATASLLARAGVGTLTLIDRDFVEPSNLQRQILFDEADARESLPKAEAARRKIALFNSSVTVHSHIADLVPANIHELLAPASLILDATDNFETRYLLNDYCVQQSIPWIYAAAIGAYAATMNILPRPAHSLEAVIPSDGVEAAESKTPRTSSLGTERSDVPATYTPTACLACIFPKPPTGPVETCDTAGILSTAVNLAASIQATEALKLLTNQPHLIRRTLLSFDLWSNDRSEISTAKPNPDCTVCGHRIFAHLAGEGRPHITLCGRNSVQIHEHHRPVDFAAMRDRLLPHADIHDLRFNELLLRFKRGPHTFTLFPDGRALIQGTTDITLARSLYARFIGS, encoded by the coding sequence ATGAGCTGGCTTGTCCGCCGGTTTCACCCACATCCGTCCTTCCCTATACTACGAAACAGCAGCCTTTTTGACGTTACTGAATCCATGATGTCTCAGCCGAACATCCCGCGCACGTCCGATCCGCAGGCCAGCCTCTCCGCCGCCAACGGTCACCCCTCTAACACCATCACCGACATCATCCCCGATCACGACCGCTACTCCCGCCAGATCCTCTTCCCAGGCATCGGAGCCACTGGCCAGCAGCTCCTCGCCTCCGCCCACGTCGCCATCATCGGCGTCGGAGCCACCGGAGCCGCCACTGCCTCCCTCCTCGCGCGCGCCGGCGTCGGAACCCTTACCCTCATCGACCGCGACTTCGTCGAACCCTCCAACCTTCAACGCCAGATCCTCTTCGACGAGGCTGACGCCCGAGAATCCCTCCCCAAGGCCGAAGCTGCCCGCCGCAAGATTGCTCTCTTCAACTCCTCTGTAACCGTCCACTCTCACATCGCCGACCTCGTCCCCGCCAACATCCACGAGCTTCTCGCTCCCGCCTCCCTCATCCTCGACGCCACCGATAACTTCGAGACCCGTTACCTCCTCAACGACTACTGCGTCCAGCAATCCATACCCTGGATCTACGCCGCAGCCATCGGCGCCTACGCGGCCACAATGAACATCCTCCCCAGGCCAGCCCACTCGTTAGAAGCTGTCATTCCGAGCGACGGCGTCGAAGCCGCCGAGTCGAAGACTCCCCGCACGTCGTCTTTAGGGACGGAGAGGAGCGACGTACCAGCCACCTACACCCCCACGGCCTGCCTCGCCTGCATCTTTCCCAAGCCGCCAACCGGCCCGGTAGAAACCTGCGACACCGCCGGAATCCTCTCGACCGCCGTCAACCTCGCCGCCTCCATCCAGGCCACCGAAGCCCTCAAGCTCCTCACCAACCAACCCCATCTCATCCGCCGCACCCTCCTGTCGTTCGATCTATGGTCCAACGATCGCAGCGAGATCAGCACCGCCAAACCCAACCCCGACTGCACCGTCTGCGGCCACCGCATCTTCGCCCATCTCGCAGGAGAAGGCCGCCCCCACATCACCCTCTGCGGCCGCAACTCCGTCCAGATCCACGAGCATCATCGCCCCGTCGACTTCGCCGCCATGCGCGACCGCCTCTTGCCCCACGCCGACATCCACGATCTCCGCTTCAACGAACTTCTTCTCCGCTTCAAACGTGGCCCTCACACCTTCACTCTCTTCCCCGACGGCCGCGCCCTCATTCAGGGCACCACCGATATCACCTTGGCTCGCTCCCTCTACGCCCGCTTTATCGGCTCCTGA
- a CDS encoding ArsR/SmtB family transcription factor: protein MARAATTTDVFNAIAEPRRREVIAVLADGKEYAVGEVVVRLRMSQPAVSKHLGVLRKVGVVSVIKRGQHRMYKLNAAELKPVHDWVKTFERYWTHQLGQIKERAERKALQRIISNDSGTKEE, encoded by the coding sequence ATGGCACGAGCTGCAACAACAACCGACGTCTTCAACGCAATCGCGGAGCCCCGGCGGCGCGAGGTAATTGCTGTACTCGCAGATGGCAAGGAGTACGCAGTAGGCGAGGTAGTGGTGCGATTGCGGATGTCGCAGCCCGCTGTCTCAAAGCACCTCGGTGTCTTGCGCAAGGTCGGGGTCGTGTCGGTCATCAAACGCGGACAGCATCGCATGTATAAGCTGAACGCCGCCGAGCTGAAGCCAGTGCATGACTGGGTAAAGACGTTCGAGCGGTACTGGACCCATCAACTCGGCCAGATCAAGGAGCGTGCAGAGCGAAAGGCTTTGCAGCGAATTATCTCAAACGACAGCGGAACAAAGGAGGAGTAA
- a CDS encoding VWA domain-containing protein, which translates to MRLLLRFVLLFVVVGFCSCVRGQDAAPAQADAGSTIHVSTKFVVLDAEVENKKTGNLIGTLKSDDFVLSEDGVPQRITYFSHDQLPLSVIFLFDLTETVRPALASLGGGAREVLSHLKPQDEVAVMVFSSHAELLQGFTTDRSLAADAIGKASSMKTGEGTFIHESMYEAVDEAMKSTTPGSRKVMVWLTDGTANLENSHTQKIMGREAPEHLHTKEEATASLLRSGAVVSALIDRTAETDAAMVALLFFARTGDIRKYADLTGGPVLNTSKKEVADRLSALIDQLRGRYTLGYKPTSVKPEGTFCKLQLRLKPDGLEDIPDSKDVVVRTRAGYIR; encoded by the coding sequence ATGAGGTTACTTCTGCGCTTCGTTCTGCTTTTTGTGGTGGTGGGATTTTGCAGTTGCGTGCGTGGGCAGGATGCGGCGCCGGCTCAAGCCGATGCTGGGTCTACGATTCATGTGTCGACGAAGTTCGTTGTACTGGATGCCGAGGTTGAGAACAAGAAGACGGGGAATCTGATTGGGACGTTGAAGTCTGACGATTTTGTTTTGTCGGAAGATGGAGTTCCGCAGCGGATCACCTATTTCAGTCATGATCAACTGCCTCTGTCGGTGATTTTTCTGTTTGATCTGACGGAGACGGTGAGGCCTGCGCTTGCGTCGCTGGGTGGTGGTGCTCGTGAGGTGCTTAGTCATCTCAAGCCTCAGGATGAGGTGGCTGTGATGGTGTTCTCTTCACATGCGGAGCTGCTGCAGGGGTTCACGACGGACCGTTCGCTGGCGGCTGATGCGATTGGGAAAGCCTCCAGTATGAAGACCGGCGAAGGCACGTTTATTCACGAGAGTATGTATGAAGCGGTGGATGAGGCGATGAAGTCGACCACGCCGGGCAGTAGAAAGGTGATGGTGTGGCTGACCGATGGAACGGCGAACCTGGAAAATTCGCACACGCAAAAGATCATGGGGAGAGAGGCTCCGGAGCATCTGCATACGAAGGAAGAGGCGACGGCGAGCCTGCTTCGGTCGGGGGCGGTGGTGTCGGCGCTGATCGACCGTACTGCGGAGACGGATGCTGCGATGGTGGCCCTACTCTTTTTCGCGCGTACGGGGGACATTCGCAAGTACGCGGATCTGACGGGTGGTCCCGTATTGAATACCAGTAAGAAGGAGGTGGCGGATCGGTTGTCTGCATTGATCGATCAGCTTCGTGGACGATACACGTTGGGGTATAAGCCAACGAGCGTGAAGCCTGAGGGAACGTTTTGCAAACTACAGCTTCGGCTCAAACCGGATGGACTTGAAGATATTCCCGATAGTAAGGACGTCGTTGTGCGTACGAGGGCTGGCTATATCCGATAG
- a CDS encoding RNA polymerase sigma factor has protein sequence MDVQGLQMTQTTAVPGIFKRNPPIAGEAEAIEAAKNGDAEAFSKLYALHKRRVYTLCLRMLGNVSEAEDMTQEAFLHLFRKIGSFRGESAFSTWLHRLTVNLVLMHLRKKGLNLVSLEETINPSEDDAPKRDFGSRDLQLTGSVDRVALERAVASLPPGYRMVFVLHDVEGFEHNEIATMLDCSTGNSKSQLHKARLKLRELLRQPAPLAQQEGFKEVAV, from the coding sequence ATGGACGTCCAAGGCCTACAAATGACCCAAACCACAGCAGTTCCTGGCATTTTTAAACGCAACCCGCCCATCGCCGGGGAAGCGGAAGCGATCGAAGCAGCAAAAAATGGCGATGCCGAGGCGTTTTCCAAGCTCTACGCTCTCCACAAACGCCGCGTCTACACCCTATGCCTACGCATGCTCGGCAATGTTTCAGAAGCCGAAGACATGACGCAAGAAGCCTTTCTCCACCTCTTCCGCAAGATCGGTAGCTTCCGCGGAGAGTCAGCCTTCTCAACTTGGCTTCATAGACTTACCGTAAACTTAGTGCTCATGCACCTGCGTAAGAAGGGTCTCAACCTGGTTTCCCTCGAAGAGACCATCAACCCATCCGAGGACGACGCGCCAAAACGCGACTTCGGCAGCCGCGATCTCCAGCTCACTGGTTCGGTTGACCGTGTCGCTCTCGAGCGCGCCGTCGCTTCCCTGCCTCCTGGCTATCGCATGGTCTTCGTTCTCCACGACGTCGAAGGCTTCGAACACAACGAGATCGCCACCATGCTCGACTGCTCCACCGGCAACAGCAAGTCCCAACTCCATAAGGCCCGCCTTAAGCTCCGCGAACTCCTTCGCCAGCCTGCACCACTCGCTCAGCAAGAGGGCTTCAAGGAGGTCGCGGTATGA
- a CDS encoding shikimate kinase, whose protein sequence is MTSTEPVAHIENKTGSAESPVIPAHLKRLVLTGFMGAGKSTIGRLLADRLNWNFLDLDAHLEARTGATIPQLFAEQGEARFRRLESTALASALSRSNTVLALGGGTPEDLTNRLLLEQTPGTFTIFLDAPFPTLFDRCMLQDIARPVLEDPAAAQLRFERRHPLYRRLANLTLTTSNQTPDQTVHALLTNAFRPQ, encoded by the coding sequence ATGACGTCCACCGAACCCGTCGCACACATCGAAAACAAAACCGGCTCAGCCGAAAGCCCGGTTATCCCCGCCCACCTCAAACGTCTCGTCCTCACCGGCTTCATGGGAGCAGGCAAGTCCACCATCGGCCGACTCCTCGCCGACCGCCTCAACTGGAACTTCCTCGACCTCGACGCCCACCTCGAAGCCCGCACCGGAGCCACCATCCCCCAGCTCTTCGCCGAACAAGGCGAAGCCCGCTTCCGCCGCCTCGAATCCACCGCTCTCGCCTCTGCCCTCAGCCGCTCCAACACCGTCCTCGCCCTCGGCGGCGGCACGCCAGAGGACCTCACCAACCGTCTCCTCCTCGAACAGACTCCCGGCACCTTCACCATCTTCCTGGACGCACCCTTCCCCACCCTCTTCGACCGCTGCATGCTGCAGGACATCGCCCGTCCCGTCCTCGAAGACCCCGCCGCTGCCCAACTCCGCTTCGAACGCCGCCACCCGCTCTACCGCCGCCTCGCCAACCTCACCCTCACCACCTCCAACCAGACTCCCGACCAGACCGTTCACGCACTCCTCACCAACGCATTCCGCCCTCAATAA
- a CDS encoding DUF899 domain-containing protein: MNTPNTLNMKTPPIVSPEQWEAARLQLLVKEKELTRARDAMAAERRRMPWLAVEKKYEFDGPNGKASLLDLFDGRRQLVVYRAFFEPGVFGWPDHACRGCSFGADQLGHLSHLNARDTTLVYASRAPQTDIARLKTRMGWDMPWFTITDSFDSDFGVNEWHGTNVFFRDGDRVFRTYFINNRGDEAMATTWSYLDATPLGRQEEWEDSPEGYPQTPPYKWWNWHDEYATAAASPDARWVKVINNALAT; this comes from the coding sequence ATGAACACGCCGAACACGCTGAACATGAAAACGCCCCCGATCGTCTCGCCAGAGCAGTGGGAGGCAGCGCGCCTGCAACTGCTCGTCAAGGAGAAGGAACTAACCCGCGCCCGTGATGCGATGGCCGCCGAGCGTCGGCGAATGCCGTGGCTGGCCGTCGAAAAGAAGTACGAGTTCGACGGGCCCAACGGCAAAGCAAGCCTCCTCGACTTGTTCGATGGGCGCCGTCAACTCGTCGTCTACCGCGCCTTCTTCGAACCAGGCGTATTCGGCTGGCCCGATCATGCCTGCCGCGGCTGCTCTTTTGGAGCAGACCAGCTCGGTCACCTCTCCCACCTGAACGCTCGCGACACAACCCTCGTATACGCCTCGAGAGCACCGCAAACCGACATCGCGCGACTCAAGACGCGGATGGGCTGGGACATGCCATGGTTCACGATCACCGACAGCTTCGACAGCGACTTCGGCGTCAACGAGTGGCATGGCACCAACGTCTTCTTCCGCGACGGAGACCGCGTCTTCCGCACGTATTTCATCAACAACCGCGGCGACGAGGCGATGGCAACCACGTGGAGTTACCTCGATGCGACCCCACTCGGCAGACAGGAAGAATGGGAGGACTCCCCAGAGGGTTACCCCCAGACCCCACCCTACAAATGGTGGAACTGGCACGACGAATACGCCACCGCTGCTGCCTCGCCCGATGCAAGGTGGGTCAAGGTAATCAACAACGCACTGGCGACGTAA
- a CDS encoding dihydrofolate reductase family protein — protein sequence MKLSVFCGVSVDGFLARPDHSLDFLDTDDQEPHGFEEFYGSVDVIVIGRKTFEVVLTFGEWPYGSKPVVVLSSNPLNLSSIKDAVVEQISGEPSEIVTQLKARSFKHAYIDGGITIQRFLASGLINRMIVTRVPVLIGSGIPLFGPIPRDISLHHVATRTFKGGLVQTEYELNARATP from the coding sequence GTGAAGCTCTCAGTATTCTGTGGAGTAAGCGTAGATGGCTTTCTGGCACGGCCTGACCACTCACTCGATTTTCTGGATACCGATGACCAGGAGCCCCACGGCTTCGAAGAATTCTATGGCAGCGTCGATGTCATCGTGATCGGACGCAAGACCTTCGAAGTCGTGCTGACATTTGGCGAATGGCCTTACGGCAGCAAGCCGGTAGTCGTGCTAAGCAGTAATCCGCTCAATCTCTCCTCCATCAAAGACGCAGTCGTCGAACAGATCTCGGGCGAACCCTCCGAAATCGTAACCCAGCTCAAAGCTCGCAGCTTCAAACACGCCTACATCGATGGCGGCATCACGATTCAGCGATTTCTCGCCTCTGGCCTGATCAACCGAATGATAGTCACACGCGTGCCGGTCCTGATTGGATCAGGTATCCCGTTATTCGGTCCGATACCGCGTGACATCAGCCTTCACCATGTCGCAACGCGCACCTTCAAAGGTGGCCTGGTGCAGACCGAATACGAGCTGAACGCAAGAGCAACGCCATAG
- a CDS encoding AI-2E family transporter → MILYVSALFAVVLMPAVTRITKLRVRSYHPSRPVAIILLIVAVTAVLALFFTTGLPPVLRDLSNFSAELPKRIPEMVGRIKKLPLADKFGIDSLAQRTAGAVDATAGYLFTALPNWLSHLFDILTAAFLCIYFMLEGEHAYDFFLSLFPKAERGRLNNTFKKAESKVSKWLLGQGLLMLILGISSTIVFGLLHVRYFLLLGFLMGLLNIIPIAGGVITIVLAAGVAALDSWTKAAGVLIFYLIYVNIESAFLTPRIMRSSVNLMGLTVLVALLLGTALAGVVGALVSVPTAALIAVFLDEYAVQRD, encoded by the coding sequence CTGATCCTCTACGTCAGTGCTCTCTTCGCGGTCGTCCTCATGCCCGCCGTAACCCGCATCACCAAGCTGAGAGTTCGCAGCTACCATCCCTCCCGGCCCGTTGCCATTATCTTGCTGATCGTAGCCGTCACTGCCGTCCTCGCTCTCTTCTTCACCACTGGCCTTCCCCCCGTCCTCCGCGACCTCAGCAACTTCTCCGCCGAACTCCCCAAGCGTATTCCCGAGATGGTCGGTCGCATCAAAAAGCTTCCCCTCGCCGACAAGTTCGGCATCGACTCCCTCGCCCAGCGCACCGCCGGAGCCGTCGACGCCACCGCAGGCTATCTCTTCACCGCCCTCCCCAACTGGCTCTCCCACCTCTTCGACATCCTCACCGCCGCCTTCCTCTGCATCTACTTCATGCTCGAAGGCGAACACGCCTACGACTTCTTCCTCTCGCTCTTCCCCAAAGCCGAACGCGGCCGTCTCAACAACACCTTCAAAAAAGCCGAGAGCAAAGTCAGTAAATGGCTCCTCGGCCAGGGCCTGCTCATGCTCATTCTGGGCATCTCCAGCACCATCGTCTTCGGTCTCCTCCACGTCCGCTACTTCCTTCTCCTCGGCTTTCTCATGGGCCTGTTGAACATCATCCCCATCGCCGGCGGCGTCATCACCATCGTGCTCGCAGCCGGCGTCGCAGCACTCGACTCCTGGACCAAGGCCGCCGGCGTCCTCATCTTCTACCTCATCTACGTCAACATTGAGAGCGCCTTCCTCACCCCGCGCATCATGCGCTCCAGCGTCAATCTCATGGGCCTGACGGTCCTGGTCGCACTCCTTCTCGGTACAGCTCTCGCCGGGGTCGTCGGTGCCCTGGTCTCCGTCCCCACCGCTGCCCTCATCGCCGTCTTCCTCGACGAGTACGCCGTTCAGCGCGACTGA
- a CDS encoding SRPBCC family protein: MAATIQDQVVQAFEIVKEEEIAAPIDIVFETILEQMGPLNATPEKPMPMKLEAWPGGRWYRDLGANTGHFWGVVQALKPPSLLEICGPLFMSTPATSNIQYRLTEENGLTRVRFVHRAMGWIGDNDRGVDAGWTDLMTRIRTAAEKHGNRP, translated from the coding sequence ATGGCAGCAACAATTCAGGACCAGGTCGTTCAGGCCTTCGAGATCGTGAAAGAGGAAGAGATCGCAGCGCCGATCGACATCGTCTTCGAGACGATTCTGGAGCAGATGGGACCGCTCAACGCGACTCCCGAGAAACCGATGCCGATGAAGCTCGAAGCGTGGCCAGGCGGCCGCTGGTATCGCGATCTCGGAGCCAACACAGGACACTTCTGGGGCGTGGTCCAGGCGCTCAAACCACCATCGCTGCTCGAGATCTGCGGGCCCCTCTTTATGTCGACGCCCGCAACCTCAAATATTCAGTACCGGCTGACAGAAGAGAACGGATTGACCCGTGTCCGGTTCGTCCATCGCGCAATGGGGTGGATCGGCGACAACGACCGCGGAGTGGACGCCGGCTGGACAGACCTGATGACCCGCATTCGCACGGCGGCAGAGAAGCATGGCAACAGACCTTGA
- a CDS encoding POTRA domain-containing protein, with amino-acid sequence MSAWIVILLWSVASVAQSVPTTSAPAPTPIVGQSGMSATTSAAAQRTPPVAQRTLPVAHQAEVSTAVNNGDPAATVWRWKGLVVDKIVFEGVTFSATDLLPKELTQKVGMPLDPMEVRASLRRLFASGRYRDIEVRGVREGDHVTLIFAGVSRYFVGRVTIAGVKSERLSSLLEFATKLSPGTAFSEPQIPAGTEGIQQILQQQGYYESKVSVKTEVDVAGIQVNVTYTVAIGPQARVGQVQLVGTDTGLTAEEFRKKAKLKENSRVTRDTTSNALDRLRKQYQKSNHLEATITMQKQTYVEARKQVDYEFHANQGPEVKVLVEGVKISTGRLHLLVPIFEEGTIDNDLLNEGVFNIRDFEQQQGYFDSKVDVKVVGEGTPDERVVFTVERGVKHRVQSVDLKGNKYFSDDLLRERMKVVKSNAYQRSGRYSPALVSADVSAILALYRANGFDEATVTTDVKDYLNAADGKPAKVGQIAVVYTIVEGPQQRFGSVDLVGVDPSRLKDVKALMNAQAGQPFSLVTLSGDRDTVLQYYLAHGFDQVKVEIRQSIESKDADKTDVSLTVTEGQQVFIDRVLLSGVEKTRPKEVEAQVLVHAGDPLDQTALLQTQRNLYNIALFNEVVAAVQNPAGDAPQKNVLLQLTEAKRWNVTYGFGFEAQTGTPSQGTISEASCIQLMLNPCNQLTQEGKVGVSPRVSLDVSRINLRGTEDSLTLHSSYGLLEQVAILTLLNPHLRQSKNFSASISGGYSNVRDITTFEASTLQGDFRITEKFRRRDTFIYDFLYRRVAVDPNSLQVSADLIPLLSQPVRVGGPGVTWFHDSRSPGPLDAVKGNYTTLQTFIASSTFGSQTDFWKLDGSNSTYYQFGKQKYVFARNLRIGYEHAWGPNPNAGNQACLGVLLTTNPSCNAIPLPERLYAGGANSLRGFPINGAGPRDLQTGFPVGGSAAFVNTFELRLPAQTLPLVGNSVSFVIFNDMGNVFQNASDMFPSITRFHQPNKETCANVSGVIGTCNFNYFSQAVGLGARYRTPVGPIRVDFSYNLNPPVYPVIYDFNNNPPHEGQASHFNFFFSIGESF; translated from the coding sequence GTGAGTGCGTGGATCGTGATTTTGTTGTGGTCGGTGGCGAGCGTAGCCCAAAGTGTTCCCACAACTTCTGCTCCTGCCCCAACGCCGATTGTGGGGCAGAGCGGTATGAGTGCAACGACTTCGGCGGCGGCTCAGCGTACTCCGCCAGTGGCTCAGCGTACTCTGCCAGTGGCTCATCAGGCTGAGGTCTCGACGGCCGTGAACAACGGAGATCCGGCGGCGACGGTCTGGCGGTGGAAGGGGCTGGTCGTCGACAAGATTGTGTTCGAGGGCGTGACGTTTAGCGCGACGGATCTGTTGCCGAAGGAGTTGACGCAGAAGGTGGGGATGCCTCTCGACCCGATGGAGGTGCGGGCGAGTCTGCGGCGTCTGTTCGCGAGTGGACGATATCGTGACATTGAAGTTCGCGGGGTGCGGGAGGGGGATCATGTGACGCTGATCTTTGCCGGTGTCTCTCGCTATTTCGTGGGCCGGGTGACGATCGCCGGGGTGAAGAGCGAACGGTTGTCGTCGCTGCTGGAGTTTGCGACGAAGCTTTCACCCGGAACCGCGTTCAGCGAGCCACAGATTCCGGCAGGTACGGAGGGGATTCAACAGATTCTGCAGCAGCAGGGATATTACGAGTCCAAGGTATCGGTGAAGACGGAGGTCGATGTCGCGGGGATCCAGGTAAATGTAACGTATACGGTTGCAATTGGACCACAGGCCCGGGTGGGGCAGGTGCAACTCGTGGGGACCGATACAGGATTGACCGCGGAGGAGTTTCGCAAGAAGGCGAAGTTGAAGGAAAACAGCAGGGTGACGCGGGATACGACGAGCAATGCGTTGGACAGGTTGCGGAAGCAGTACCAGAAGAGCAATCACCTTGAAGCAACGATAACGATGCAGAAGCAGACGTATGTCGAGGCACGGAAGCAGGTGGACTATGAGTTCCATGCGAACCAAGGGCCAGAGGTAAAGGTGCTGGTGGAGGGAGTGAAGATCTCCACAGGGCGGCTGCATCTGCTGGTGCCGATCTTTGAAGAGGGGACAATCGACAACGATCTGCTGAACGAAGGGGTGTTTAATATTCGGGACTTCGAACAACAGCAGGGATACTTCGACTCGAAGGTGGATGTGAAGGTGGTGGGCGAGGGGACACCGGATGAACGCGTTGTATTTACGGTGGAGCGCGGGGTGAAGCATCGGGTGCAGTCGGTGGATCTGAAAGGGAACAAATACTTCTCGGATGATCTGTTGCGGGAGCGAATGAAGGTGGTGAAGTCGAATGCGTATCAGCGGAGCGGGCGGTATAGTCCGGCGCTGGTGTCTGCGGATGTGAGCGCGATACTGGCGTTGTATCGGGCGAATGGATTCGATGAAGCCACGGTAACGACCGATGTAAAGGATTATTTAAATGCAGCGGATGGAAAGCCCGCTAAAGTTGGGCAGATCGCCGTGGTCTACACGATTGTAGAAGGACCGCAACAGAGGTTTGGCAGTGTGGACCTGGTGGGCGTCGATCCAAGCCGACTGAAGGACGTGAAGGCGTTGATGAATGCGCAGGCGGGGCAGCCGTTTTCGCTGGTGACGCTGTCGGGGGATCGAGATACGGTGTTGCAGTATTACCTGGCGCATGGGTTCGACCAGGTGAAGGTGGAGATCAGGCAGAGCATTGAGTCCAAGGATGCAGACAAGACGGATGTCTCGCTGACGGTGACGGAAGGACAGCAGGTATTCATCGACCGTGTGCTGCTGTCGGGCGTGGAGAAGACGAGGCCGAAGGAGGTGGAGGCGCAGGTTCTGGTGCATGCCGGCGATCCGCTGGACCAGACGGCGTTGTTGCAGACGCAACGGAATCTCTACAACATTGCGCTGTTCAACGAGGTGGTGGCGGCGGTACAAAATCCGGCTGGGGATGCTCCACAGAAGAATGTGCTGCTGCAGTTGACGGAGGCGAAGCGGTGGAACGTGACGTATGGGTTTGGATTCGAGGCGCAGACTGGGACACCGTCGCAAGGAACTATCTCGGAGGCATCGTGTATCCAGCTGATGCTGAACCCTTGCAATCAACTGACGCAGGAAGGGAAGGTGGGAGTCAGCCCGCGCGTGTCGCTGGACGTGTCGCGGATTAATCTGCGGGGGACGGAAGATTCGCTGACGCTGCATTCGTCGTATGGATTGCTGGAGCAGGTCGCGATTTTGACTTTGTTGAATCCACACCTTCGTCAAAGCAAAAACTTTAGCGCGTCGATCTCCGGCGGGTATTCGAATGTGCGGGACATCACCACCTTTGAGGCTTCGACGCTGCAAGGAGACTTTCGAATAACGGAGAAGTTCAGGCGCAGAGACACCTTTATCTACGACTTTCTCTATCGGCGAGTAGCAGTGGATCCGAACTCGTTGCAGGTCTCGGCGGACCTGATTCCACTGCTGTCGCAGCCGGTGCGGGTGGGCGGACCGGGAGTGACGTGGTTCCACGATTCGCGATCTCCGGGACCGTTGGATGCGGTGAAGGGAAACTACACGACACTGCAGACGTTTATCGCTTCGTCGACGTTTGGGTCGCAGACTGATTTCTGGAAGTTGGACGGATCGAATTCGACGTACTACCAGTTTGGCAAACAGAAGTATGTGTTCGCCCGGAACTTGCGGATTGGATATGAGCATGCCTGGGGCCCTAATCCGAATGCGGGGAATCAGGCCTGCCTGGGCGTGCTGTTAACGACCAATCCAAGTTGCAATGCGATTCCGTTGCCGGAACGGCTCTACGCTGGTGGCGCGAATTCACTCCGTGGATTCCCGATCAACGGAGCGGGGCCGAGGGATTTGCAGACCGGATTTCCGGTGGGCGGATCAGCGGCGTTTGTGAATACATTTGAGCTTCGGCTGCCGGCGCAGACGCTGCCACTGGTCGGCAATAGTGTGAGTTTTGTGATCTTCAACGATATGGGGAATGTCTTTCAAAATGCCAGTGACATGTTCCCGAGTATCACGCGGTTCCATCAGCCGAATAAAGAGACATGCGCGAATGTGTCGGGAGTCATTGGGACTTGTAACTTCAACTATTTTTCCCAAGCAGTGGGACTTGGTGCACGATACAGAACGCCGGTGGGGCCGATTCGTGTGGACTTCAGCTATAACTTGAACCCGCCGGTGTATCCGGTCATTTACGACTTTAATAACAACCCTCCGCATGAGGGGCAGGCTTCCCATTTCAATTTTTTCTTCAGCATTGGAGAGAGCTTCTAG